The sequence TCATCGCCAGGATTACCCGTACCAATAAAACCATTGATAATACCTGATGAATCAATAATACGGATACAGTTGTTACTCCAATCAACGATACATATCTTGTGATCCGGAGTAATAAAACCATCTATAGGGAAGTTAAGATTAGCATTTATAGCAAGATCGCCATTACCCGCAAAGCCGGCAACACCAGATATACCTGCTACGATATAGAGAATACCATCCTGATTATCCATTAGAGGCTCTGTTGAATTATCCTGATTGCAGCCAACGGAAAGCATGAGAGAGAAAATAAAAATAAAAAGATAAAACTTATTATACCTTAGCATTATAAAATAAATAAATAAAATTGTTGAGAAACAGATTTTAATAAAAGGCTGGTGTTAGACCAAGATAGAATAACACCAGCGATTAATAAATTAAGGGTTTTTAACTCTTTTAACTTGCTGATTAAAAGTATCACAGACATAAAGTGTATGATTATTCTCATCATAAAAAACACCGGAAGGGGTGTTAAGTTTAGCAAGAGTAGCCAAAGTACCATCATCAGAATAGCCGGCAGTACCATTTCCTACGACAGTGGTTATGTTACCTGCAGGATCAATTTTACGAATTACGTGATTGCGTGAATCAGCGATAAAAATATCACCGTCATGGGTACAAACTAAGTCGGTAGGATAATTGAGCTGAGCAAGAAGGGCAGAGCCACCATCGCCAGAGTAACCGGCTGCACCGGTTACAGCAATAGTAGTTACTTCTCTTGTTGCGATATTAATTTTTCTGATTCTGTTATTTTGGGTATCAGCAACATAAAGATAAAGTCCATCTTCACTAAGACAGATTTTGCCACCAGGTACTGCATCGGAGCCTTTAGGCATATTAAATTGAGCTAAATCACCAATACCATCAGCGAAACCTTGAGTACTTCCAGCAAAAGTGGATATGTTCATCATAGGATCAACGATACGGATTCTTTGATTACCCTGATCGGAGATGTACAAATTACCATTTGCATCAAATACAACACTGCTTGGCAGATCAAGCTTAGCCAAATTGGAAGCACCGCCATCACCTTCAAAACCCTGAGAGGTTCCGATAGGAGCAGTAAGGAACATTGATGACGGATCAATTTTTTTGACCTTCCAGTTATGCCAAGCTGCCATCCATAGGTTGCCATCTGGACCAAGTACAATACCTGTAGGGTGGTTCAAATCAATATCAGTAGCAGTGGCGTCTTTATCATCACCAAGGTTACCTGAACCAATGTATCGGGTAATAATTCCATTTGTGCCAATCTTACGGACGCAATGGTTATTCCAATCCATAAGTAATACTTCGCCGGAAGGAGTTACAAAACCGTCCTGAGGCCAGTATAAATATGCATCCTTAGCCGCTGCGTCGTTACCACCACCACCAGGATCGCCGGCGTGACCAGCTACATTATAAAGCATACCATCCTGTTCTTCAACGGGGCCGGTATTAGTTGCTGAATCATCTTTAGTACACCCAGAAACAAAAAGGAGCAGGAAGGAGAAAAGAATGAACGAAGTAATTAAACCAAGTTCACTTTTGTGCGAGACGTAGTATCTCTTTTTCATAAATATCCTCTCAAAGATTATGAAGAAATTAATTAATTAATAAAGAACAAGAAAAAAAAATTAAAACTATATTTTGGGTTTATCTGATATAAAAATGTATCTATGTAAAAACACTATTTAAAAACTTATAAAATTAGATTGTAAGAAACGGCTTTAATTATGAGAAATTTTCCTGAGTATAAAAGTGTTCAGGAGTATAGCATTTATTGATTATAACAATTATTCAAAATCATACAATTATGCCTATAATATAAAAATACACCAAAACGAATTTTTTAAATAAAAATCAAATAATTAAGCAATTGAAAATTGTTAAAATAATTTTACAAAAATAAATAGAAAATGTCAAGTAATTGACAAATTATTTTGTAAAAATATAACACATAAATCAAATGATGTGCCTAAAATAATAAATGTTATCTATTAAAATGAAAGTTTTTTTAAGTGAATACGAACCAAGATAAGAATATCCAGAAAAATTGTTTACAAATGAGACAATAAATTAGTTGATGTGATTGGAGATGGGAAATTACGAATTTGCTGATTGTCTTATTGTTATATTGTTTAATTGACTAATTGTTATGTTGATTAATGTTGGTCGGGGGAGTGAGGGGTGAACCCAGATATCGGGGTTGTGAAGAAAGAAGGAGGCAATGTACAATGAAGACACTTAAAAATGATAATGTTAGCTTTTAAGTTTACGGGATTGGGTAGCAATATAATAATGCTCTTCTTGCTGTTCAATATGTTTTCTATATTCTATTATATGGTTTTCGCTTACACTTACTGCCCAATAATCATCTTGCGAGATGAATTTATTTCAGTCAGATGATTTTTAATTGTCCAGAATGAAGATTCTCCTTTTATCGGTTGAGCAGTTTTGCTGATGGATTGATCTTTATTGAGTGAAATTAAGCAATGAAGGTGTTCTTGATAGCCGTTTATGTAGTCGAGCCAGATATTTTTTGTCACTTGACTAAAGTCAAGTGCAATTTTTTTTAATTTTCCTATTGCAGTTGGCTTCAGCCAACTGATAAAGATAACTGAGAAAATATTAGGCTTTAGCCCCATATTTATTGACAAGTTCCGATAATTCTTTTCACTTAATTAAAGGGAAGTTTAGGGTAGGGTTTTCCTTATCTATTCCGTACCTATCAGGCAACAATACCTTTAATCATACGCTAAACATACGCTAATCATACGCTAGACATACGCTAATTATACGTTGTTATTATACGTCTATTTCTCACTTTTTATACTCCACTTACCCGGCTAATTCGCTTCTACCGCTTCCGCCATTAACTTTTCGGATAGTTCTTTACCTAAATATCTATCAATTATATTATGCACAAAATATAATAGCGGCGTTAACGCTATCGCTACTGTGAATTTCTAGATATAGTTTTCTATTCCAATCGCAAGTACTAATTTTATATCCCACCCCGCTCCGATATAAAAAGCAATAAACAAAACTATAAAGCTGTCAATAAGCTGAGTTACTAATGTATAGCCTGCAGCCCGCAGCCAGAATTTTGCTTCTCCGGTTTTTGATTTAACGTAATGGAAGGCAGTAATATCAACTAGCTTGCGGACCAGAAAATAAATCAATGAGCCAGCAATATTACAGTGACCCTGTCCAAATATTGTATTAAATGCCGGGTCCATATTCACCACCCCGTTAGTTGTTGTGCGAGAAATCCTTCAATGCCGGGTAAGAAAGAAATCTTACTCCTATTTTCACAGAGTTATTCGTTAATAACAGCACTCATATATCAGTAAAACTTAAACACGTTGAGACTAACCGTCAAACCGTTAAGGCTAGCGGCAATATGAAAAGCTTTTTTGTTAACATGCCTTTAGATTATACAAGGATCAAAATATACTTTTGTTATCTCTGTAACACTGAATTATAAATCTGTAAAATTTCTGCACCTTGCAGCGGGCGATTAAAAATTGCTATTTCATCAATCGAGCCATTGTAATAACGAAAAGCAGATGCAATTCCTGTAGTTCCATAACCAAATGCCATTAAGTCTCGCTTAGTGATGGAACTGAAAAATTCAGTGTCCGAGGGAAGTGTACCGGCGTTATAATGCCTATTGGTTAGTTCGACACCATTAATATAACCAGTGTTACCTGTCGGGCTAACTACGGCAGCAAAGTGATACCATTGATTTTTTTGAATTGTCTTATTGTTATCAAAACATTGAATGATAATACCATTTCGAATTATGGTAAAATAAAGAAATTCATTCCCGGGGTGACCGATCTCAAGAACAAGACAATTCTGAGAAGATGAATAGACATCATCACCAAAATAAAGTATTGGAACCATTTCCTGTCCTGAAGGAATACCGGAGTACTAAAACCAAACCGATATTGTTCCGTATGAAGTTTCTCCTATAGTATTTAGTGCTTGCTGGTTTACAAAAGTAACCTTACCGGATTTGTTAAACTTGAGTGCAAATCCATCAATTCCATTTGTTGACCATTCGGCACCTTTATCAATTAATCCATCAAAGCTATTTTCAGTAATGTCATTCAATGTTCTCCCGGATCCTTCATTAAATGTGTATTGAGCTATAATCGTTCTATCTACTTTTTCGGAAGTAATTAATTCAGATTTTGAATTTGTTCCCTCACCAGAGAATTGATCGCTTAGTGTAATGCCCTCTTCCGAAGATGATTCGACAGGATTTGTATTTTGATTACTGCAGGAAGGCAAAGATAAAATTGCTATCGAAATAAAAAACAAACCTAATGCGAAATGAATAATTAAATTTTTGTGTATCATAAAATCCTCTAATAATAATTTTAGATCAATTTATTTATATAACTAAATAATTGTATCAATAATTATTCCAGTAATATTCGTAGAATAACTTGTGTTAATGGGAAAATACTAGGCGTAATTAAGTGTTTTTCTGTTGGATTTCTTTGAGGTGATTATTATTTATAATCTAATTCTCTCCTGAGAGAAAAATGATCTCCTTAAGGGAAGTTTAAACTTGCTATAATTGAACTTCGGGATTTACAAATCACAGTAGCAGCAACAATATTTCAAAATTTATCTTTATTCCTAAATTATTATTCAATAATTTTAACCGCGCAATTGAAAAGATATTGCTATGCAGGTGCATATAATCAACTGTCTTCTTACAACAATTTATTGGAGTAGAGATATGAAAGATAAAAATGTGCTTCTTTTTATTATGCTTGCCGGGCTTGCTATCTTAGCCGGAGTGATTGGTAAGTTTACCGGTACTAAAATTTTTATTCAGAGTTACACCTGGGTTCAGGTGGCTCAAACATTATTATTGTTTGGGATTGCATGCGGGATAGGTAATCACATTTTCAAATCTAATAAAGAGTAATTACTAACGGAGTCTTTGATTCCGTTTAAATATTCCTTTGATGTTTGCTTTGATAAGATCACTTTAAAAGTGACTATGAAGAATTATATACTTTGAAGGTTATAGGTATAAATTTTTTAACTGCGGTTCTTAATTTCCAACGCAATGTTTTTAACTTAGTAAGTCACCTTACGCAGGGAAGTATAAAACCTCCGAGGTTTTGTAAATAGTATCTTTCTGAGGCTGTTTTTTAGCGCTAAATAGAAAATATTTCCATAAACCTATTCATCGAAACCTCGGAGGTTTGTTGTTTTGCTTAACATGAGTTAGTAAGTCACCTTACGCAAAGATTAATTTTGTATTAATGTCTGTTGCTCGAAAAAGGAAAACCAAACACAGCAGAGAACCTGGTCCGTTCTCCCATATTATTAAATCTGGTTGAGGCAGTTAACCTGATAGTGTTTTTTATTAAAAAACTTGCGGAAATAAAAGTCTCATATTTAAGTTCAATAATTCTGGGATTGTCATTTCTTAAATCTATGATGTCTTCAGGGTTTAGAACAACGCCGCCACGGAATTCAAACAGATTAAACGGGCTAATAACTATTCCAATCGTACTTCCCAAATCTTTTATTATTGAATTATCTTTAAAATCAACATCTGCAAAAAGTTTAAGTGTTTCGTCGAAAAAAATTAGTCCAATTCCCGCAGTATAATTTCTGACGTAATTAAGACTATCGAATTTTACCTCGTTAAGATTTCTTGCTAATAATCCGAACGAAATGAAGCTTAAAGGCTTTAAGATAATGCCTGCATCAAAAGAAAATAGTTTCAAGTTATAAGAAGAATATTTAGCTATTATGTAACGATTTGTAGTTCCAATTGCTATAGATTCGTTTCCGATAGATAGGTTAACGGAATAATTCTGCAGACGAATATTATTGGTGTTATAAATATCCTGGTATGAAATACCGATATTATTCGAAGTTAAAAAAACTGATGAGTTCCCTTGAGAATTGAAGTCGTCAAAATCATAGCCGAGTATCACTCCATTATTATCAAATCCAATACCCATAGCGGCAGGATTGTAGCTGGTTGATGCTAGTCCGGATGCCTCAGAAACAAAAAAGATTTTTTGCAATTCGGTAAGCCGGGTTATATCCGGCTGAGCAAAGAGTATATTAGTTTCTATAAAAACTATTAAGGCAAAAAAAATCTTTATCATTTCTAAAATAAATTATTCACCAAAGTAATTGACAACTGATTGTAACCATCACTGCTAAAAATAGTGTGCATATTATATTGTATCCCCAGCTTGAATGAATCAAAAAGAAATTCTACACCGAATCTTGTGCCCAAACCAAATTTAAACTCTGTGGAAGTTTCTTTAGTGTTAAACTGCGGGAATGACGGATAATTCTGCTCGAAGGATTTATAGATTATATGCGTTTCAAGTATCGGCGATACATAAAAATCATAGAAAGAGGAAGTTTGAGGATAGATATTTAGCTGTGCTCCAACACCGATAGTAGTTATAAAAGCCCCTCCTTTTAAATCCGCAGAAATTGATTGATTTGAATTAACAATATTATCAGTATTTAATCCGAAGTAATTCAAAGCTAAGCCGCCCACAGCGCTTATGTTCATACCCTCCAATTGGGCAAG is a genomic window of Ignavibacteriales bacterium containing:
- a CDS encoding queuosine precursor transporter, which encodes MDPAFNTIFGQGHCNIAGSLIYFLVRKLVDITAFHYVKSKTGEAKFWLRAAGYTLVTQLIDSFIVLFIAFYIGAGWDIKLVLAIGIENYI
- a CDS encoding LamG domain-containing protein, producing MVPILYFGDDVYSSSQNCLVLEIGHPGNEFLYFTIIRNGIIIQCFDNNKTIQKNQWYHFAAVVSPTGNTGYINGVELTNRHYNAGTLPSDTEFFSSITKRDLMAFGYGTTGIASAFRYYNGSIDEIAIFNRPLQGAEILQIYNSVLQR
- a CDS encoding transposase, translated to MGLKPNIFSVIFISWLKPTAIGKLKKIALDFSQVTKNIWLDYINGYQEHLHCLISLNKDQSISKTAQPIKGESSFWTIKNHLTEINSSRKMIIGQ